The proteins below come from a single Cannabis sativa cultivar Pink pepper isolate KNU-18-1 chromosome 3, ASM2916894v1, whole genome shotgun sequence genomic window:
- the LOC115711041 gene encoding cation/H(+) antiporter 15: protein MATLNDSIVLCNNTNLEPGRDWCLKSKDFNNIVMCYRESISERIGLWQVLSDSHLSVVAFIFQLVFIMFVNHLIIFLFRTLRLPRIAAEILGGILLGASGIARTSFGFDYIFPQRTIMTLETVANLGLLFYMFLVGLEVEIKPISQTSKEALTISMAGFLLPFPVGYALHCMFVGDNIGVRTEAATYGPIFWGLALCTTNFSELAMILEDLKLLHTEIGRIALSATVVTDGIAWVLLVLLVATIKDMHVYTVILGSAFVIFCLLALRPAITWYIEQHAISNYHYEDFHICFVLTGVVACGYITDACGCHSILGGFMLGLIIPKGELKRVLMEKVEDFISGVLLPLFFLITGLRTNRQDIFNGQFPIVIIVSVIVLAFVVKIISTFVAAVFFNKMSPRDGLTLGLLMNTKGLLALIVINSARNEKILDNTTFTIIILAIWLMTVVVVPIVTLTHRSFRNSEKCSQRSLISLQPDSELRVLACFHSSHEVSSIINLLDASNPTKQSPIFIFAIHLVENNGRAAAMLIVHDACRINVGGDKKDHELLDSSQHVATAAFDGFKNKKEGITVQPLTTVSAYDTMHEDICNLAEENRTNIIILTFQPNAKSTGGGTNPGLINNHHLRSINKKVMEKSPCSVAILVDRGHRPPVASDSPSGNCQVGHHFMVLFISGPDDREALAYAERMSRSRTVALTVMRFIASDYIDNNRNDDNDGDDREEKEKAMDDQYFEGFRQKTRDNPLVNVGEVVVNSVEEVVKAIGTMAEEYDIIIVGKGRRSSDGQSSSKMLEGMEWSDYPELGLLGDALVCSTIAVSAWILIVQQGGSNGDDICWNGQVVDNGSGRLEEKLGHTIWQPLRVETPEFTPFVSRSSSCC, encoded by the exons ATGGCTACGTTGAATGACTCAATTGTGTTATGTAATAATACGAATCTAGAACCTGGAAGAGATTGGTGTTTAAAGAGCAAAGACTTTAATAATATTGTCATGTGTTATAGGGAATCTATTTCTGAAAGAATAGGGCTTTGGCAAGTTTTAAGCGATAGCCATTTATCGGTGGTGGCTTTCATCTTCCAATTGGTTTTCATCATGTTCGTCAATCATCTCATCATCTTCCTCTTTAGGACCCTTCGTCTACCGCGAATCGCAGCCGAGATTCTT GGTGGTATACTATTAGGTGCGAGCGGGATAGCTCGAACATCGTTCGGTTTTGATTACATATTTCCCCAAAGAACAATTATGACTCTAGAGACCGTTGCGAATTTAGGCTTACTTTTCTACATGTTCTTGGTGGGATTAGAGGTTGAGATAAAACCGATTTCCCAAACATCCAAAGAGGCCCTAACAATTTCAATGGCGGGCTTCCTCCTCCCCTTCCCTGTTGGCTACGCCTTACATTGCATGTTTGTAGGCGACAACATAGGGGTGAGGACGGAGGCAGCCACGTATGGCCCCATATTCTGGGGCCTTGCTCTTTGCACCACGAATTTCTCGGAATTGGCCATGATCCTCGAAGACCTCAAGCTCCTCCACACGGAGATAGGGCGTATCGCGCTTTCAGCAACCGTGGTAACAGACGGGATTGCTTGGGTATTGCTCGTCCTATTGGTGGCCACCATCAAGGACATGCACGTCTACACAGTAATATTAGGTTCGGCTTTCGTGATTTTCTGCTTGCTAGCCTTAAGGCCAGCCATCACTTGGTACATCGAACAACACGCCATCTCTAATTACCATTACGAAGATTTTCACATCTGTTTCGTGCTGACGGGCGTGGTGGCGTGCGGGTACATAACCGACGCGTGTGGTTGCCACTCTATTCTCGGTGGTTTCATGTTGGGATTGATCATCCCGAAAGGGGAGCTGAAGAGGGTTTTGATGGAGAAAGTTGAGGATTTCATTTCCGGGGTTTTATTGCCTCTGTTTTTCTTGATCACTGGGCTAAGAACCAATCGTCAAGACATATTTAATGGGCAGTTTCCAATAGTGATAATTGTTAGTGTCATTGTTTTGGCTTTTGTTGTTAAAATCATAAGTACTTtcgttgctgctgtgtttttcaACAAGATGAGTCCTCGTGATGGTTTGACTCTTGGATTGCTCATGAACACCAAAGGCTTGCTAGCTTTAATTGTCATCAACTCTGCCCGAAACGAAAAG ATCTTAGACAACACAACATTTACTATTATCATTTTGGCGATCTGGTTGATGACTGTGGTTGTTGTTCCCATTGTTACACTCACTCACAGAAGCTTTAGAAACTCCGAAAAGTGCTCACAAAGGTCTTTGATTAGCTTACAACCAGACTCAGAGCTCCGAGTTCTTGCATGTTTTCACTCTTCTCATGAAGTCAGCAGCATAATCAACCTTCTTGATGCCTCCAACCCCACAAAACAATCTCCGATATTCATTTTCGCCATCCATCTCGTTGAGAACAATGGTCGTGCAGCCGCTATGCTTATTGTCCACGACGCTTGTAGGATTAACGTTGGAGGAGACAAAAAGGATCACGAGCTATTGGACTCTTCTCAACATGTGGCGACTGCAGCTTTCGATGGCTTCAAGAACAAGAAAGAAGGCATAACGGTTCAACCGCTCACCACTGTATCAGCGTACGACACTATGCACGAGGACATATGCAACCTTGCTGAGGAGAATCGCACCAACATCATAATTCTCACGTTTCAGCCTAATGCGAAAAGCACAGGAGGAGGAACTAATCCTGGACTAATTAATAACCATCATCTTAGAAGCATTAACAAGAAAGTGATGGAAAAATCGCCTTGCTCGGTGGCTATACTTGTGGACCGTGGCCACAGACCGCCTGTAGCATCCGATTCCCCTTCTGGCAACTGCCAAGTTGGCCATCATTTCATGGTGCTTTTCATTAGCGGACCAGATGACCGTGAGGCCTTGGCTTATGCTGAGAGGATGTCCAGGAGTCGAACTGTTGCGTTGACTGTAATGCGCTTCATTGCTTCTGATTACATTGACAACAATAgaaatgatgataatgatggtGATGAtagggaagagaaagagaaagcaaTGGACGATCAGTACTTTGAAGGGTTTCGCCAAAAGACAAGGGACAATCCACTTGTGAATGTTGGAGAAGTTGTTGTCAACAGTGTGGAAGAGGTTGTGAAAGCCATTGGAACCATGGCAGAAGAGTATGACATCATCATAGTCGGAAAAGGAAGAAGATCATCAGATGGGCAATCATCTTCAAAGATGTTGGAGGGGATGGAATGGAGCGACTATCCAGAGTTAGGTCTTTTAGGAGACGCACTGGTGTGCTCGACTATTGCCGTCAGTGCCTGGATTCTTATAGTTCAACAAGGTGGCTCCAATGGTGACGATATTTGTTGGAACGGGCAAGTAGTGGATAATGGCAGTGGTAGACTGGAAGAAAAATTAGGACATACCATATGGCAGCCTCTCAGAGTTGAAACTCCCGAATTCACACCATTTGTGTCCCGTTCGAGTAGCTGTTGTTga
- the LOC115715849 gene encoding uncharacterized protein LOC115715849 isoform X2 — MSCDFCNKKLMFYNDNEETDCENPKCGKRCLPTPRARTYLQLDDGTELLDAVMFGDVAENIFSCTAVQLRSYSDEKHKLFVQKTTKQLSAKKWRIQLYVDANRTMTSKYNQFTIQAVEPMED; from the exons ATGTCGTGTGATTTTTGTAATAAGAAACTTATGTTCTACAACGACAACGAAGAAACAGATTGTGAAAATCCAAAATGCGGAAAAAGATGTCTTCCTACACCACG TGCAAGGACATATTTACAACTCGACGATGGTACAGAGTTGCTAGATGCTGTGATGTTCGGTGATGTTGCAGAAAACATATTCTCATGTACTGCAGTTCAATTAAGATCATATTCGGACGAG aaacatAAGTTGTTTGTCCAAAAAACTACGAAGCAATTATCAGCCAAAAAATGGAGAATTCAGTTGTACGTAGATGCAAACCGAACAATGACTTCAAAGTACAATCAGTTCACCATTCAAGCAGTTGAACCAATGGAAGATTAG
- the LOC115710055 gene encoding uncharacterized protein LOC115710055, with the protein MEEGEGFLWKSNAEEASTMVSVTLGRVINTLLTARPRKLNDAVSRLSSNPRANPSSGSLDESLWFLHKYVKDAAEKDESLDDFLIPMLENSFRSKNVKHSNGDQSMILLNWLFQDEFIFQAIARKLAKIIATKDDHFIALGWCTLVRGLVDYESATDQYSMNGIRQRHIELLKILSSCFSHILQVISKGSALKDGFELPSRLGVAAADCLLVLTEYMTKVVTVPSNRQKSSDASAPSQRVELLATDGDKKAIHSHKSLETSNKEVEHLLWDHLEEVLHLVQKLLAWSRKSRPLHAKGLEQVLKWLQDIKDRSDHLQSGFMKTGILLLSSCWKHYSKLLRLEDRKMSHQYKELLEQYLSGLQFYTKNQVSGQSEIKDGGTETRKFFLSCLCLLLGRFDRKKLEIMVAENGMRITHVILPQLHCADQDVIEGVVCILKAIIFKPHSSPGNSHTDNRETDVVLPLLINLLDEQDGTARAVVMLMAEYCLMSKDTQCLQEVLQRVASEIVEQRKNGIEVISELIRISSDKNTILSPSSWKDIAEHLLERLEDEEISIREQASNLLPMIDPSMILPSLVRLVYSSDKRVQSCASDALLRLLKYHNKSAEVICMLLDCLGNINQGPNFQRSEGNGEGSKSEADQVFKLIPEWSRSVENWNILIGPLIDKMFAQPSNATIVRFLSYISGHLVEVADIILDHVLLLTKGQKDMDESSFSRWENRNLASDDTENVEKLLFEHLCPLLIIRMLPLSVFNDLKSSIMYGKFINQDDTDYKIFSDECVASLLFKRAFYKFEFEDVRKLAAELCGRIHPQVLIPIISSQLEHAASSRDLLKIKACLFSLCTSLVVRGKDSLSQPAMFDVRKSLERVLLWSSLDGDEVSKAQHGCIDCLALMICADLQASESLLKDFNKGKILIGEAASRNSVLAYVINQLTSFKNEPVSNPQLGGEISTFGAPVPLPFRLCMANALISACQKISDSGKKPFAKQTLPLLIRSVEAITESDIRAACIQVLFSAVYHLKSVVGPYACDLLKLSVKALKKGSEKEKMAGAKLMASLMGSDDEILESISSGLVEARSVLSSISLTDPSMELRQICSKLLACITYP; encoded by the exons ATGGAAGAAGGAGAAGGTTTCTTATGGAAATCGAACGCAGAAGAAGCTTCAACAATGGTTTCGGTGACCCTTGGGAGAGTGATCAACACTCTCCTTACAGCTCGACCCAGAAAGCTCAACGACGCCGTTTCCCGCCTTTCCTCCAACCCTCGGGCAAACCCTTCTTCTG GATCATTGGATGAGTCTCTTTGGTTTCTACACAAGTATGTTAAAGATGCTGCTGAAAAGGACGAGTCTTTGGATGATTTTCTCATTCCCATGCTTGAAAAT TCATTTAGGTCGAAGAACGTGAAGCATTCTAATGGAGACCAATCTATGATACTTCTTAACTGGCTGTTCCAAGATGAATTTATTTTCCAAGCAATAGCTAGGAAGCTTGCTAAGATTATTGCCACTAAAGATGATCATTTTATAGCACTTGGGTGGTGTACCCTGGTGCGTGGACTTGTGGATTATGAAAGTGCTACTGATCAGTACTCAATGAATG GAATAAGACAGAGGCATATTGAGTTGTTGAAGATACTTTCCTCATGTTTTTCACATATATTACAAGTAATATCTAAGGGAAG TGCTTTAAAGGATGGGTTTGAGCTTCCATCTCGCCTTGGAGTGGCTGCTGCTGATTGTCTTCTAGTTCTAACTGAATATATGACAAAAGTTGTCACGGTTCCAAGCAACAGGCAGAAATCTTCTGATGCAAGTGCACCAAGTCAAAGGGTTGAGCTACTAGCTACCGATGGCGATAAGAAAGCAATCCATTCTCATAAATCATTAGAAACATCGAACAAAGAAGTGGAACATTTACTTTGGGATCATTTGGAGGAAGTTCTTCATCTGGTGCAGAAACTACTTGCT TGGAGCCGAAAAAGTAGACCCTTACATGCGAAAGGATTGGAACAAGTGCTTAAGTGGCTGCAAGACATAAAAGATCGCTCTGATCATCTTCAG TCAGGATTCATGAAGACGGGAATATTGTTGCTATCTTCCTGCTGGAAGCATTACAGCAAACTACTTCGCTTGGAAGATCGCAAAATGTCCCACCAATACAAGGAGTTATTGGAACAGTACTTATCAGGCCTCCAG TTTTATACAAAGAATCAAGTGAGTGGTCAATCTGAGATCAAGGACGGCGGTACTGAGACCAGAAAATTCTTTTTGAGTTGTCTATGCCTTTTGCTGGGGCGATTTGACAGGAAAAaattggaaatcatggttgcgGAAAATGGAATGCGTATAACACATGTTATTTTACCGCAG CTCCATTGTGCTGATCAAGATGTGATAGAGGGTGTTGTCTGCATACTGAAGGCAATCATTTTCAAGCCACATTCTTCGCCAGGGAATAGTCATACTGATAACAGGGAGACTGATGTGGTGCTTCCGCTGCTAATTAACCTTCTAGACGAGCAAGATGGCACGGCTAGGGCTGTGGTTATGCTCATGGCAGAATACTGCTTGAT GAGCAAAGACACACAGTGCCTTCAAGAAGTTCTTCAACGTGTTGCTTCTGAAATTGTTGAGCAGAGGAAGAATGGAATTGAGGTTATATCTGAACTTATTCGCATTTCGTCAGATAAAAACACCATACTCTCTCCGTCATCATG GAAAGATATAGCGGAGCACTTGCTTGAGCGCCTAGAAGATGAAGAAATTTCCATTCGTGAACAAGCATCCAATTTGCTTCCAATGATTG ATCCTTCCATGATTTTACCTTCATTAGTTCGTCTTGTTTATTCATCGGATAAAAGAGTGCAATCATGTGCATCTGATGCCCTTCTACGGTTGCTCAAATATCACAATAAGTCTGCCGAAGTTATATGCATGCTGCTTGACTGTCTAGG AAATATTAATCAAGGTCCTAATTTTCAGAGAAGTGAAGGAAATGGGGAAG GATCAAAATCCGAGGCCGATCAAGTGTTCAAGTTGATTCCAGAGTGGTCAAGGAGT GTTGAAAACTGGAACATCTTGATTGGACCATTGATTGACAAGATGTTTGCACAGCCTTCAAATGCAACTATTGTTAGGTTTTTGAGTTATATAAGTGGACACCTGGTGGAAGTTGCTGATATAATTCTCGATCACGTTTTGTTGCTTACAAAAGGACAGAAGGA TATGGATGAGAGCAGCTTCTCCAGATGGGAGAATCGAAACCTTGCTAGTGATGACACTGAAAATGTGGAGAAGTTGCTTTTCGAGCACCTTTGCCCATTACTTATTATCAGAATGCTTCCATTAAGTGTCTTTAATGACCTAAAGTCATCAATCATGTATGGCAAATTTATCAATCAAG atGACACAGACTACAAGATCTTCAGTGATGAGTGTGTTGCTAGCCTCCTTTTTAAAAG GGCATTTTACAAGTTTGAATTTGAAGATGTGCGGAAACTGGCCGCTGAGCTCTGTGGGAGAATTCATCCTcaa GTGCTTATACCGATCATTTCTTCCCAGCTAGAACATGCTGCAAGTTCTCGAGATTTACTAAAGATAAAAGCTTGTTTGTTTTCACTCTGCACATCCCTTGTG GTCAGAGGCAAAGATTCACTTTCTCAGCCTGCCATGTTTGACGTCAGGAAATCGCTGGAGAGGGTGTTATTATGGTCTTCTCTAGACGGGGATGAAG TTTCCAAAGCTCAACATGGGTGCATCGATTGTCTTGCGCTGATGATATGTGCTGACCTACAAGCTTCGGAATCATTACTTAAGGACTTTAACAAAGGAAAAATTCTTATTG GTGAAGCTGCATCCAGAAACTCTGTACTCGCTTATGTGATCAATCAACTTACATCTTTTAAGAATGAACCTGTTTCAAACCCCCAGTTGGGCGGGGAGATAAGCACATTTGGGGCGCCAGTTCCTCTTCCATTTCGTTTGTGCATGGCCAATGCTCTCATCAGTGCTTGTCAAAAAATTTCAGACTCTGGCAAGAAGCCATTTGCTAAACAAACTCTTCCTCTTCTCATTCGATCTGTTGAG GCGATAACAGAGTCAGATATCAGAGCGGCATGCATCCAAGTTCTCTTTTCAGCTGTGTATCATTTGAAGTCTGTTGTCGGTCCTTACGCATGTGATCTTCTAAAACTGTCTGTCAAAGCTCTTAAAAAGGGTTCGGAGAAG GAAAAGATGGCTGGAGCTAAGCTAATGGCATCTCTTATGGGTAGTGATGATGAGATTTTGGAGAGCATATCGAGTGGACTGGTAGAGGCAAGGTCGGTACTGTCTAGTATATCTTTGACAGATCCTTCAATGGAGCTAAGGCAGATCTGCTCAAAACTGCTGGCTTGTATAACATATCCTTAA
- the LOC133029082 gene encoding protein TRANSPARENT TESTA 9-like: MWLSFFRPLDRFSLQNFKYVVNELREIKVVDEHNKESVVDLLQSVVEIVTYGDKQDPMIFEYFMECQVLAEFLRVLKISRDSRIEIPLLQYLSIMIQNMDSEHAIYYCFSNDYINNIIEHQYQFNRGDLAQYYVSFLRLFVCSFK; the protein is encoded by the exons ATGTGGCTCTCTTTCTTTCGCCCGCTCGACCGATTTTCCCTCCAAAACTTCAA ATATGTAGTGAATGAACTCCGGGAAATTAAAGTTGTGGATGAGCACAACAAG GAATCAGTGGTAGATCTGTTGCAGTCTGTAGTGGAGATAGTTACCTATGGGGACAAACAAGACCCGATGATTTTTGA ATATTTTATGGAATGTCAAGTTTTAGCTGAGTTTCTTCGTGTACTTAAAATTAGTAGGGATTCGAGaattgaaataccattgcttcAGTATCTGAGCATAATGATTCAAAATATGGATAGTGAGCATGCAATTT ACTATTGTTTTAGCAATGATTATATCAACAACATCATAGAACATCAGTACCAATTCAATCGAGGGGATCTGGCCCAGTATTATGTATCCTTTCTAAGGTTATTTGTGTGctcttttaaataa
- the LOC115715849 gene encoding uncharacterized protein LOC115715849 isoform X1, which translates to MVIIIFYLQCRFSCRFLPFTVGLDYLCCTLHLNIRLLSFIVGLDYPCRTLHLNISARTYLQLDDGTELLDAVMFGDVAENIFSCTAVQLRSYSDEKHKLFVQKTTKQLSAKKWRIQLYVDANRTMTSKYNQFTIQAVEPMED; encoded by the exons ATGGtcattatcattttttatttacaatgtCGTTTTTCTTGTAGGTTCCTGCCATTTACTGTCGGTTTAGATTATTTGTGTTGTACTCTCCATTTGAATATCAG GTTGCTGTCATTTATTGTCGGTTTAGATTATCCGTGCCGTACTCTCCATTTGAATATCAG TGCAAGGACATATTTACAACTCGACGATGGTACAGAGTTGCTAGATGCTGTGATGTTCGGTGATGTTGCAGAAAACATATTCTCATGTACTGCAGTTCAATTAAGATCATATTCGGACGAG aaacatAAGTTGTTTGTCCAAAAAACTACGAAGCAATTATCAGCCAAAAAATGGAGAATTCAGTTGTACGTAGATGCAAACCGAACAATGACTTCAAAGTACAATCAGTTCACCATTCAAGCAGTTGAACCAATGGAAGATTAG